The nucleotide sequence TAGCTCTGCCAAAAAGCCAACCGGCTCCCGGCATCGTGCTGCTACAAGAAATTTTTGGTGTCAACGAAGTGATGCGCTCGCTTGCCGACTGGTACGCAGGGCGCGGCTTTGCGGTCATCTGCCCGGATTTATTCTGGCGACAGGAACCCGGCATTCAACTCACCGATAAAACCGAAGCTGAATGGGCGCGTGCCTTTGAACTTTATCAAGGCTTGGACGAAGCCAAAGCCATTGAAGACGCCAAAGCCGCTTTGCATTTTTTACGCGCGCATCCGGCTTGCACAGGCAAAGTCGGCAGTGTCGGTTTTTGTCTCGGCGGCAAACTCGCTTATCTGATGGCGACGCGCTCAGACGCTGACGCCTCGGTTGGGTATTACGGCGTCGGCATTGAACGGGCGCTTGATGAAGCGGTGAATATCAAACAGCCGTTGATGTTGCACATCGCCGAAAAAGACCAGTTCTGTTCCGCTGAAGCGCAGGCAAAAATTCATGCGGCGCTTGATGATAACCCGCTGATTACGATTCACGATTATGCAGCGCAGGATCACGCTTTTGCCCGCATCGGCGGCAAACATTACAACCCCGATGCGGCGGAACTTGCCAACTTGCGCAGCGTCGAATTTTTTGTTCGTCATTTGATTGGCGCGCACACTACGCTTTCGGCGCAGGCGCTTTCGGATTTGTGGGAAGAACATGTCAAATACGAATTCGCCACGCGCAACACCGAAGACACCCTGGCGACGATGGTTTCAGACGCCTATGTCAATCATATTCCGGTGCTCACGGGCGGCGTAGGCCGTGATGAACTGCGCGAATTTTATGCAAAGCGATTCATTCCGCAGATGCCGCCCGATACCCGTATGACGCCTGTATCGCGTACCGTCGGCACCGACCGCGTGGTTGATGAAATGATTTTTGAATTTACCCACACGATTAAAATGGATTGGATGTTGCCGGGCGTTCAGCCTACGAATAAACACGTTCGTGTGCCGCTGGTTGCCATCGTCCATTTTCGCGACGGCAAACTGGCGCACGAACATATTTATTGGGAT is from Acidobacteriota bacterium and encodes:
- a CDS encoding dienelactone hydrolase family protein, with translation MVTIQSFDGQEFSAYLALPKSQPAPGIVLLQEIFGVNEVMRSLADWYAGRGFAVICPDLFWRQEPGIQLTDKTEAEWARAFELYQGLDEAKAIEDAKAALHFLRAHPACTGKVGSVGFCLGGKLAYLMATRSDADASVGYYGVGIERALDEAVNIKQPLMLHIAEKDQFCSAEAQAKIHAALDDNPLITIHDYAAQDHAFARIGGKHYNPDAAELANLRSVEFFVRHLIGAHTTLSAQALSDLWEEHVKYEFATRNTEDTLATMVSDAYVNHIPVLTGGVGRDELREFYAKRFIPQMPPDTRMTPVSRTVGTDRVVDEMIFEFTHTIKMDWMLPGVQPTNKHVRVPLVAIVHFRDGKLAHEHIYWDQASVLVQLGLLDAAKLPVVGDESAAKVLNPSLPANQLMTRCEE